From Sporosarcina sp. Marseille-Q4943, the proteins below share one genomic window:
- a CDS encoding malate:quinone oxidoreductase, whose translation MSNGETKTDVILIGAGIMSATLGTMLKELAPDWNITVFEKLPGAGEESSNEWNNAGTGHAALCELNYTNEKPDGTLDISKAIKVNEQFQLSMQFWSYLVNNQLISNPEDFIMPLPHMSYVHGEDNVKFLKKRFEALSNNPLFEGMEFSDDPEKLKEWLPLMMKDRTVNEPIAATKIDTGTDVNFGALTRMLFDHLKNNNVNINYNHSVNHLKRTADGSWELKVKNLESGVVERHTAKFVFIGAGGGSLHLLQKSGIPEGKHIGGFPVSGLFLVCKNPEVVEQHHAKVYGKASVGAPPMSVPHLDTRYIDNEKSLLFGPFAGFSPKFLKTGSNLDLITSVKPSNVFTMLAAGAKEMALTKYLIQQLMLSKEQRIEELRSFIPSAKSEDWDIVVAGQRVQVIKDTEAGGKGTLQFGTEVVSASDGSIAALLGASPGASTAVHVMLEIINRCFPQHVQEWEPKLKEMIPSYGLSLVNNPELLKEIHATTAQSLGLELPGEAESSDVETEALEEEVSVVVETGETEQDAALGVDREVPNVDDTLVVESEPQTKE comes from the coding sequence ATGAGCAACGGAGAAACAAAAACAGACGTCATCTTAATTGGCGCCGGAATCATGAGTGCAACTTTGGGAACAATGTTGAAGGAATTGGCACCGGACTGGAATATTACAGTGTTTGAGAAGCTCCCGGGCGCAGGTGAAGAAAGTTCCAATGAATGGAATAATGCAGGGACAGGACATGCTGCACTGTGCGAGCTCAATTACACCAATGAAAAACCAGACGGAACTTTAGATATTAGCAAAGCGATAAAAGTTAACGAACAGTTTCAGCTTTCTATGCAATTTTGGTCTTATCTTGTGAACAATCAACTCATCAGTAATCCAGAAGATTTTATCATGCCATTGCCGCATATGAGCTACGTGCATGGGGAAGACAACGTGAAGTTTTTGAAAAAGCGTTTTGAAGCACTTTCCAATAATCCGCTGTTCGAGGGGATGGAATTCTCCGATGATCCGGAGAAATTGAAGGAATGGCTTCCTCTCATGATGAAAGACCGGACTGTGAATGAACCGATTGCAGCGACAAAGATCGATACTGGAACGGACGTCAATTTTGGCGCTTTGACACGCATGCTATTTGATCATTTGAAGAATAATAATGTAAATATAAACTACAACCATAGTGTAAATCATTTGAAACGTACAGCTGATGGTTCATGGGAATTGAAAGTGAAAAACCTCGAGAGCGGAGTTGTTGAGCGACATACCGCGAAATTCGTCTTTATCGGTGCTGGTGGGGGAAGTTTGCATCTTCTGCAAAAGTCCGGCATTCCTGAAGGAAAGCATATCGGGGGCTTTCCGGTGAGCGGACTCTTCCTAGTGTGTAAAAATCCGGAAGTTGTCGAGCAGCATCACGCGAAAGTATACGGAAAAGCTTCGGTAGGTGCTCCACCGATGTCCGTTCCGCATCTCGATACAAGATACATTGATAATGAAAAATCATTGCTCTTCGGACCGTTCGCCGGCTTCTCGCCGAAGTTCCTGAAAACGGGTTCCAATTTGGACCTCATCACTTCTGTGAAACCTAGCAACGTCTTTACGATGTTGGCAGCAGGTGCGAAAGAAATGGCGTTGACGAAATACTTGATACAGCAACTGATGTTATCGAAGGAACAGCGGATTGAAGAGCTGCGCAGCTTCATCCCAAGCGCGAAAAGCGAGGATTGGGATATTGTCGTAGCCGGGCAACGTGTCCAAGTTATCAAAGACACGGAAGCGGGCGGCAAAGGGACGCTTCAATTCGGCACGGAAGTCGTCAGTGCTTCTGACGGCTCGATCGCCGCATTGCTCGGTGCATCACCAGGTGCTTCGACAGCTGTTCACGTCATGCTGGAAATCATTAATAGATGCTTCCCGCAACATGTACAAGAGTGGGAACCAAAACTAAAAGAAATGATTCCTTCTTACGGCTTGTCGCTCGTCAACAACCCTGAACTCTTAAAGGAAATCCATGCGACAACTGCACAGTCGCTTGGTCTGGAATTGCCTGGCGAAGCGGAATCATCGGATGTAGAAACAGAAGCATTGGAAGAAGAGGTTTCTGTTGTTGTTGAAACCGGGGAGACGGAGCAAGATGCCGCCTTGGGAGTAGACCGGGAAGTACCAAACGTAGACGATACGTTAGTTGTAGAATCAGAGCCACAGACAAAAGAATAA
- a CDS encoding N-acetyltransferase: MLHLETITKDNWVKAISLRVREDQVNFVASNAVSLAQLNFLENFHSKGIYLGEEMIGFALYGIDEDDHEYWMYRMMIDQKHQGQGYGKEAIQLVIDDIKAIKEDRHQTITLSYEPSNEHAKRIYEKMGFKEIDGLMISGEQVARYTF; this comes from the coding sequence ATGTTGCATTTGGAGACGATTACGAAAGACAATTGGGTGAAGGCCATTTCGCTTCGTGTACGGGAGGATCAAGTCAATTTTGTCGCGTCAAACGCGGTGTCGCTAGCCCAGTTGAATTTCCTTGAAAACTTCCATTCCAAAGGAATCTATCTCGGCGAGGAAATGATCGGTTTTGCGCTTTACGGAATTGATGAAGACGATCATGAATACTGGATGTACCGGATGATGATCGATCAAAAACATCAGGGGCAAGGGTATGGAAAAGAAGCGATCCAACTTGTAATAGACGATATTAAAGCGATAAAAGAAGATCGCCATCAAACGATTACGCTTTCTTATGAACCGTCGAATGAACATGCAAAACGCATTTATGAAAAAATGGGATTCAAGGAAATCGATGGGCTCATGATTAGCGGAGAACAAGTGGCCCGCTATACATTCTGA